In the Oryza glaberrima chromosome 6, OglaRS2, whole genome shotgun sequence genome, one interval contains:
- the LOC127777081 gene encoding cytochrome P450 711A1-like, whose protein sequence is MEALVVAAAAARDQPWLPLPWSWLAGGGAGVVLLVVYFYAPWWGVRRVPGPAALPVVGHLPLLAAHGPDVFAVLAKKYGPIFRFHLGRQPLVIVAEAELCKEVGIRQFKSIANRSLPAPIAGSPLHQKGLFFTRDARWSAMRNTIISLYQPSHLAGLIPTMHSCVARAADAIAAAAAAPEQRDVDFSDLSLKLATDVIGKAAFGVDFGLTAAAAAAPRSDDTADADRGEAAEFIREHVHSTTSLKMDLSGSLSIVLGLVAPALQGPARRLLSRVPATADWRTARTNERLRARVGAVVARRERAGGEARRARRDFLSAVLNARDGGSDKMRALLTPDYVGALTYEHLLAGSATTAFTLSSAVYLVAGHPDVEAKLLDEVDRFGPPDAVPTADDLEHKFPYLDQVIKEAMRFYTVSPLIARETSEQVEVGGYTLPKGTWVWLAPGVLSRDEAQFRDAGEFRPERFDAGGEEERRRHAYAHVPFGLGPRACPGRRFALQEVKLAMAHLYRRFVFRRSPRMESPPELQFGMVLSFRRGVKLTAVERRNAATA, encoded by the exons ATGGAGGCgctagtggtggcggcggcggctgcgagggATCAGCCATGGCTGCCGCTGCCGTGGTCctggctcgccggcggcggcgccggcgtcgtgcTGCTGGTCGTCTACTTCTACGCGCCGTGGTGGGGCGTCCGGCGGGTGCCGGGGCCGGCCGCCCTCCCTGTCGTCGGCCACCTGCCGCTTCTCGCCGCCCATGGCCCCGACGTGTTCGCCGTCCTCGCCAAGAAATACGGACCCATCTTCAG GTTTCATTTGGGGAGGCAGCCGCTGGTGAttgtggcggaggcggagctgtGCAAGGAGGTCGGGATCAGGCAGTTCAAGAGTATCGCAAACCGGAGCTTGCCGGCGCCTATCGCCGGCTCCCCTCTCCACCAGAAGGGCCTCTTCTTCACAAG GGACGCAAGGTGGTCGGCGATGAGGAACACGATCATCTCGCTGTACCAGCCGTCGCACCTCGCCGGCCTCATCCCCACCATGCACAGCTGcgtcgcgcgcgccgcggacgccatagctgcggcggcggcggcgccggagcaaCGCGACGTCGACTTCTCCGACCTGTCACTCAAGCTCGCCACCGACGTCATCGGCAAGGCGGCGTTCGGCGTCGACTTCGGCCtgacggccgccgcggcggcagcacCGCGCTCCGACgacaccgccgacgccgaccgcggcgaggcggcggagttCATCAGGGAGCACGTCCACTCCACCACCTCCCTGAAGATGGACCTCTCGGGGTCGCTCTCCATCGTGCTCGGCCTCGTCGCGCCGGCGCTGCAGGGGCCCGCGCGGCGGCTGCTGAGCCGCgtcccggcgacggcggactGGCGGACCGCGCGCACCAACGAGCGGCTGCGGGCGCGCGTGGGGGCGGTCGTGGCGAGGCGggagcgcgccggcggcgaggcgaggcgggcgcggcgggaCTTCCTGTCCGCCGTGCTCAACGcccgcgacggcggcagcgacaaGATGCGGGCGCTGCTCACGCCGGACTACGTCGGCGCGCTCACCTACGagcacctcctcgccggctccgccaccacggcgttcaCGCTCTCCTCCGCCGTgtacctcgtcgccggccacccgGACGTCGAGGCCAAGCTGCTCGACGAGGTCGACCGGTTCGGCCCGCCCGACGCCGTCCCGACGGCAGACGACCTGGAGCACAAGTTCCCCTACCTCGACCag GTGATAAAGGAGGCGATGAGATTCTACACGGTGTCGCCGCTCATCGCGAGGGAGACGTCGGAGCAAGTAGAGGTCGGAGGCTACACACTCCCAAAG GGGACGTGGGTTTGGCTGGCGCCGGGAGTCCTGTCGCGCGACGAGGCGCAGTTCCGGGACGCCGGTGAGTTCCGGCCGGAGAGgttcgacgccggcggcgaggaggagcggcggcggcacgcgtaCGCGCACGTGCCGTTCGGGCTGGGCCCGCGCGCGTGCCCGGGGCGGCGGTTCGCGCTGCAGGAGGTGAAGCTGGCCATGGCGCACCTCTACCGCCGCTTCGTGTTCCGGCGGTCGCCGCGGATGGAGTCGCCGCCGGAGCTCCAGTTCGGGATGGTGCTCAGCTTCAGGCGCGGCGTCAAGCTCACCGCCGTCGAGAGGCgcaacgccgccaccgcctag
- the LOC127777080 gene encoding putative pentatricopeptide repeat-containing protein At2g02150 gives MLLPLPPRRRLLLLLYPRRCPAAAAFSTLPTPPAAAAAAPISHRLRLLRSLRSVPADRLLSHPLPSTAHACLAAHLLARDRLYAHSRRILSRLVALRRPHLAASLVDLLHRGALALGPRRSALASVVDTLLSVLADRGLLGDAVRAVARVRELRVPPNTRTCNHILLRLARDRSGRLVRRLFEQLPAPNVFTFNIVIDFLCKEGELAEARSLFSRMKEMGCLPDVVTYNSLIDGYGKCGELDEVEQLVEEMRRSGCKADVVTYNALINCFCKFGRMETAYGYFAAMKREGVMANVVTFSTFVDAFCKEGLVREAMKLFAQMRVRGMALNEFTYTCLIDGTCKAGRLDDAIVLLDEMVRQGVPLNVVTYTVLVDGLCKERKVAEAEDVLRMMEKAGVRANELLYTTLIHGHFMNKNSEKALGLLSEMKNKGLDLDVSLYGALIQGLCNVHKLDEAKSLLTKMDESGLEPNYIIYTTMMDACFKSGKVPEAIAMLQKILDSGFQPNVITYCALIDGLCKAGSIDEAISHFNKMRDLGLDPNVQAYTALVDGLCKNGCLNKAVQLFNEMVDKGMSLDKVVYTALLDGYLKQGNLHDAFALKAKMIDSGLQLDLFCYTCFISGFCNLNMMEEAREVFSEMIGHGIAPDRAVYNCLISKYQKLGNLEEAISLHDEMERVLPSCTDNDTATDGKT, from the coding sequence ATGCTACTACccctccccccgcgccgccgcctcctcctcctcctctaccctcgccgctgccccgccgccgccgcgttctccACCCTCCctacgccgcccgccgccgccgccgccgccccaatctcccaccgcctccgcctcctccgctccctccgGTCCGTCCCCGccgaccgcctcctctcccacccGCTCCCCTCCACCGCCCACGCCTgcctcgccgcccacctcctcgcCCGCGACCGCCTCTACGCCCACTCCCGCCgcatcctctcccgcctcgtcgccctccgccggccccacctcgccgcctccctcgtcgacctcctccaccgcggcgCGCTCGCGCTGGGCCCCCGCCGCAGCGCGCTCGCCTCCGTGGTCGACACGCTCCTCTCCGTCCTCGCCGACCGGGGCCTCCTCGGCGACGCcgtccgcgccgtcgcccgcgtccGGGAGCTCCGGGTGCCGCCCAACACACGCACCTGCAACcacatcctcctccgcctcgcccgcgACCGCAGCGGCCGCCTCGTCCGGCGGCTCTTCGAGCAGCTGCCCGCGCCCAACGTGTTCACGTTCAACATCGTGATCGATTTCCTCTGCAAGGAAGGGGAGctcgcggaggcgaggtcgctGTTCTCGAGGATGAAGGAGATGGGATGCTTGCCAGATGTTGTAACTTACAATTCTTTGATTGATGGGTATGGGAAATGTGGGGAGCTGGATGAAGTGGAGCAGCTGGTGGAAGAGATGAGGAGGTCGGGGTGTAAAGCCGATGTTGTGACATACAACGCGTTGATCAATTGTTTTTGCAAATTCGGGAGGATGGAGACGGCGTACGGTTACTTTGCTGCGATGAAGAGGGAGGGGGTGATGGCAAATGTAGTGACTTTTAGCACCTTTGTCGATGCGTTCTGCAAGGAGGGTTTGGTGCGAGAGGCGATGAAGCTGTTTGCGCAGATGAGGGTGAGGGGTATGGCGCTTAATGAGTTCACGTATACGTGTTTGATTGATGGGACATGCAAGGCAGGGAGGCTTGATGATGCTATTGTGTTGCTCGATGAAATGGTACGCCAAGGGGTGCCCTTGAATGTGGTAACGTACACTGTGTTGGTTGATGGCCTATGCAAAGAAAGGAAGGTTGCGGAAGCAGAGGATGTTTTGAGGATGATGGAGAAGGCTGGTGTCAGAGCCAACGAATTGCTTTACACTACACTAATTCATGGGCACTTCATGAATAAGAATAGTGAGAAAGCACTTGGTTTGCTAAGTGAGATGAAGAATAAAGGATTGGACCTTGATGTTTCACTCTATGGTGCCCTCATTCAGGGGCTTTGTAATGTGCACAAATTGGATGAGGCTAAGAGTTTGTTAACTAAAATGGACGAGTCTGGTCTGGAACCCAATTATATCATATATACAACTATGATGGATGCTTGTTTTAAATCTGGAAAGGTGCCAGAAGCCATTGCCATGCTGCAGAAGATTCTAGATTCTGGGTTCCAGCCTAATGTAATAACCTATTGTGCATTGATTGATGGATTGTGTAAAGCAGGATCGATCGATGAGGCAATCTCCCATTTCAACAAAATGAGGGACTTAGGACTAGATCCTAATGTACAGGCTTACACTGCTTTGGTTGATGGTTTATGCAAGAATGGTTGTTTGAACAAGGCTGTGCAGTTGTTTAATGAAATGGTTGACAAAGGTATGTCTCTGGACAAAGTTGTGTACACAGCTCTTCTCGATGGGTACCTAAAACAGGGAAACCTCCATGATGCCTTTGCCCTGAAGGCTAAGATGATTGATAGCGGTTTGCAGCTTGATCTCTTTTGCTACACTTGTTTTATATCGGGATTCTGTAATCTAAATATGATGGAAGAAGCTAGAGAAGTTTTTTCAGAGATGATTGGACATGGTATTGCTCCTGATAGGGCAGTTTACAACTGTCTGATAAGCAAATACCAGAAATTAGGGAACTTGGAGGAGGCAATTAGTCTTCACGATGAAATGGAAAGAGTTTTACCCTCTTGTACAGACAATGATACCGCAACTGATGGTAAAACCTGA